A window of Silurus meridionalis isolate SWU-2019-XX chromosome 4, ASM1480568v1, whole genome shotgun sequence contains these coding sequences:
- the LOC124384510 gene encoding uncharacterized protein LOC124384510, which translates to MKDKEEMVELMQEFGSCHSLHCWSVSPDDKQQEVSFIRHVSHGRRPLLLRRELLDVAKKFDLPTLDVKVFDDSKTEVDEEAFRYLLTRPDLGVLEIVIPGTANIDDSLSSSSLGDTEGTSESDDTAMLIRSPPEKNQAEERRLAKMIEDILKTSPGGEKVINEYARTKGLSDARRRDMVKILVAHLTNEHGTSPSRHLKEKYAKGIISLFPCLADPRSKLGYEHYYNAEDGSGYLAWRIKTLQKEASEGRMKRPRQPQTGGPTADRHPYKDDCSLTEDRQCQEAIALMKHTADEAVVKEKMKLTLAHRQKLLHDPKESTDILSIFPIPGYTRLGWDSDMSSILLLVHLLPPSSQGRRDRKDLS; encoded by the exons atgaaggataagGAGGAGATGGTAGAGTTGATGCAGGAATTTGGGAGTTGTCATAGTCTTCATTGTTGGTCTGTGTcacctgatgataaacagcaggaag TTTCGTTTATCCGCCATGTTAGTCACGGCCGTCGACCGCTGCTGCTGAGAAGAGAACTGCTGGATG TTGCCAAGAAATTTGATCTTCCTACATTGGATGTTAAAGTCTTTGATGACTCGAAGACAGAAGTTGATGAGGAAGCATTCAGATATCTGCTGACACGACCAGATCTTGGTGTCTTAGAAATTGTCATCCCAGGCACAGCAAACATTGATG ATTCTTTAAGCTCAAGCTCATTAGGAGATACTGAAGGTACGTCAGAGTCCGATGACACAGCAATGTTGATTAGAAGCCCTCCTGAAAAAAATCAAGCTGAGGAACGTCGTCTTGCCAAG ATGATTGAAGATATCCTAAAGACCAGCCCTGGAGGTGAAAAGGTCATAAACGAATATGCCCGCACCAAAGGTCTGTCAGATGCCCGAAGACGTGACATGGTGAAAATCTTGGTAGCACATTTGACAAATGAACATGG aacaaGCCCTTCCCGACATTTGAAGGAAAAATATGCAAAGGGAATCATTTCCCTATTCCCATGCTTGGCTGACCCCAGAAGCAAGCTTGGATAT GAGCATTATTACAATGCAGAAGATGGAAGTGGATATTTGGCGTGGCGAATTAAAACTCTGCAGAAAGAAGCATCAGAGGGACGGATGAAGCGCCCACGGCAACCACAAACAG GTGGGCCAACTGCTGACAGACATCCCTACAAAGACGACTGCAGTTTGACTGAAGACCGTCAGTGTCAGGAAGCAATAGCCCTGATGAAGCATACAGCTGATGAGGCAGTGGTAAaggaaaagatgaagttaaCACTGGCCCATCGCCAGAAACTGCTGCACGACCCTAAAGAGTCAACTGATATTCTATCAATTTTCCCGATTCCTGGATATACCAGGCTTG GGTGGGACAGCGACATGTCTTCCATTCTGTTGCTGGTTCACCTTTTGCCACCCTCAAGTCAAGGCCGCAGAGACCGGAAAGATCTCAGCTAA